The window AGACATCGACGAAATCGGAGTAGTAGCGCTCGTCGAGGTTCTGCTGCGAATAGTAGGCGCCCACCACCCAGGTCAGCGGACCGGGCTGCGAATTGCTGAGGCGGACTTCCTGGGCAAAGACATCGACATCGCTGCCGAAGAAGGTGTCCGCCTCGACCGACGCCGAGCTATCCCAGTCGGCGAACTGTTCGCGGTGGAGCCAGTCGTAGGCGGTGACACTGGTCAGTGTGACAGAGCCGAAGTCATAGGACAGATTTGCCGAAGCGCCCCAGGTCTCGTTGTTGACGCCGGGCACGTCGCCGACCGAGAGTTCGGTGTCGGCCAGCAGCTGCGGGGAGAGGCCCCAGCCGGTCGCGAAGCGGTCGGTGTCGGCCGGAATGACCGGCCCTGCGCCGGCCTGCGTGGGCAGGTCGTTGAGGAGGTAGAGACCGGTGGCCTCGGATGTGTCGCGCCCGTAGTGGAAATCGAGCAGGCCCGAAAAGCCACTGCCCACAGGTTCGATGGCGAGCAGGGCGCGGCCTGCCCAGCGGTTGGCATCGCCGATCTCTTCGCCCGTGTCGCGGTTGTACTGGTAGGCGCCGCCCTGCTGCGTCGCGCCCGAGACGCGCAGGTTGATGCCCTCCGTGATCGGACCCGAGACGTAGGCCTCGCCGCGCACCGCATCGAAGCGGCCATATTCGACCATGCCGCCCGCGGTGAAGTGGTCGGTCGGCTTGTTGGTGGTGAAGTTGACCGCGCCGCCCGTCGTGTTGCGTCCGTAGAGCGTGCCCTGCGGCCCGCGCAGAACCTCGACCCGCGCGACGTCGAAGATGAGCCCCTGCGTCATCACCGGCACCGGGTAGGCCACTTCGTTGACGTAGACGCCGACGGTGGGCGAGTTGTTCGAGGCGTAGTCCTGGAAGCCCACGCCGCGCAGGCGAAACTGCGCCGCGCCGCCGCCGAAGGCGGGCTCGATCTCGAGGCTGGGCGTCGCGTCCTGCAGCTGGTTGACGTTGGTGACGCCGCGCTGCTCCAGTTCATCGCTGCCGATGACGCTGAGCGCGATGCCCACGTCCTGCGCATTCTGTTCGCGCCGCTGCGCGGTCACGACGATGCTTCCATCCCCGTTCTCGGATACCTGTGCATAGGCGGGCGCGCAGAGCGTGGCAGCCACGATCGCGCCGATTGCCGTCCGACCCAAATACGT is drawn from Novosphingobium decolorationis and contains these coding sequences:
- a CDS encoding TonB-dependent receptor; the protein is MKTYLGRTAIGAIVAATLCAPAYAQVSENGDGSIVVTAQRREQNAQDVGIALSVIGSDELEQRGVTNVNQLQDATPSLEIEPAFGGGAAQFRLRGVGFQDYASNNSPTVGVYVNEVAYPVPVMTQGLIFDVARVEVLRGPQGTLYGRNTTGGAVNFTTNKPTDHFTAGGMVEYGRFDAVRGEAYVSGPITEGINLRVSGATQQGGAYQYNRDTGEEIGDANRWAGRALLAIEPVGSGFSGLLDFHYGRDTSEATGLYLLNDLPTQAGAGPVIPADTDRFATGWGLSPQLLADTELSVGDVPGVNNETWGASANLSYDFGSVTLTSVTAYDWLHREQFADWDSSASVEADTFFGSDVDVFAQEVRLSNSQPGPLTWVVGAYYSQQNLDERYYSDFVDVYGTYARVNYAQKVESISGFGQLEYAFSPRFKAIAGLRYEYEKRQLQGFGSAFGGAQALPPTDVSTSMKPLTGKLAFEFTPSDDLLLYASASKGTKSGGFTTYNTGNESGIEPFAPETLYAYEVGFKANPSRTFQINGSFFYYDYRDQQVLSAVWGDNGAVGRFANAPKSSIWGTELEVVVTPAEGVTVTQYVGYKKGRYLEFFDLDVPASNLVGEAVYTDRAHTDIPFPNLSLGGSMRYAIPMGDYTLTPSATYSFRDEYPSWLGETFDIAAYFVVNAELQLAPTNGPWTLSLWGRNIFNEKYDLTRNYFTSADIAQPARPVSYGLRFSIDY